A stretch of Flavobacterium sp. N2270 DNA encodes these proteins:
- a CDS encoding superoxide dismutase, translating to MAFELPQLPYAYDALEPHIDARTMEIHHTKHHNGYTTNLNNAIAGTDLEGKTIENILLNLDMNNAAVRNNGGGFYNHNLFWSVMSPNGGGLPTGELADAIDSAFGSFDAFKAAFAKAGATQFGSGWAWLCLKDGKLEVCGTPNQDNTLMPGVGCGGTPILGMDVWEHAYYLNYQNRRPDYIEAFFNVINWTEVARRFAVAK from the coding sequence ATGGCTTTCGAATTACCACAATTACCATATGCGTATGACGCCCTTGAACCACATATTGATGCTAGAACGATGGAAATACATCACACTAAGCACCATAATGGATATACAACTAATCTAAATAACGCAATTGCAGGAACAGATTTAGAAGGAAAAACTATTGAAAACATCTTATTAAACCTTGACATGAATAATGCAGCCGTAAGAAATAATGGTGGTGGTTTTTACAATCACAACTTATTTTGGTCGGTAATGTCTCCGAATGGTGGTGGTTTACCAACAGGTGAATTAGCTGATGCTATTGACAGTGCATTTGGATCATTTGATGCTTTTAAAGCTGCATTTGCAAAAGCTGGTGCAACGCAATTTGGATCAGGTTGGGCTTGGCTTTGTTTAAAAGACGGAAAACTTGAGGTTTGCGGAACTCCAAACCAAGACAACACTTTAATGCCTGGTGTAGGTTGTGGCGGAACTCCAATTTTAGGAATGGATGTATGGGAACACGCTTATTATTTAAACTATCAAAACAGAAGACCAGATTATATTGAAGCTTTCTTTAACGTAATAAACTGGACTGAAGTAGCAAGAAGATTTGCTGTAGCAAAATAA
- a CDS encoding amidophosphoribosyltransferase — protein sequence MSDAIKHECGIALLRLKKPLEFYKEKYGTAFYGVQKMYLLMEKQHNRGQDGAGLASIKLDVAPGQRYISRIRSNDANPIKDVFAQVNERINHELLEHPEYQNDVQLQKNNIPYIGELFLGHVRYGTFGKNSIESVHPFLRQNNWMHRNLIVAGNFNMTNVKELFDSLVELGQHPKELADTVTVMEKIGHFLDDEVTEIYKQAKLEGFTKQEASKVIVDRLNIPRILERASRNWDGGYAMAGLLGHGDAFVMRDPAGIRPAYFYEDDEIVVVASERPVIQTVFNVPFEKVQELTPGNAIVIKKDGSVSLNEVRTPLVKKACSFERIYFSRGSDAEIHQERKKLGRLIFPAILKSIDNDTDNTVFSYIPNTAETSFYGMTEAAQDFLNQRKTAEILKNRDTLSEEKLAEILSVKIRTEKVAIKDAKLRTFITEDSSRDDLVAHVYDVTYGVVKTTDNLVIIDDSIVRGTTLKQSIIKMMDRLKPKKIVVVSSAPQIRYPDCYGIDMAKLEGLVAFRAAMELLKDRGLLHIVEEVYKKSKAQENLKDAEVVNFVKEIYAPFTDEEISDKISEMLTPENTHAEVKIIYQTVDDLHIACPKNLGDWYFTGDYPTNGGNRVVNKAFLNFYEGNDARAY from the coding sequence GATTAAAAAAACCGTTAGAGTTTTACAAAGAAAAATACGGTACAGCTTTTTACGGAGTTCAAAAAATGTATTTGCTAATGGAAAAACAGCACAATCGCGGTCAAGATGGTGCAGGTTTAGCAAGTATAAAATTAGATGTTGCTCCAGGGCAACGTTATATAAGCCGTATACGTTCTAATGATGCAAATCCTATTAAAGATGTTTTTGCACAGGTTAATGAACGAATTAATCACGAACTTTTAGAACACCCAGAATATCAAAATGATGTTCAGTTACAAAAAAATAATATTCCTTATATAGGCGAGTTATTTTTAGGACACGTACGTTATGGAACTTTTGGAAAAAACAGTATCGAAAGCGTACATCCTTTCTTGCGTCAGAATAATTGGATGCACCGCAATCTTATTGTTGCCGGGAATTTTAACATGACAAATGTTAAAGAGCTTTTTGATAGTTTGGTAGAATTAGGTCAGCATCCAAAAGAATTAGCTGATACTGTTACTGTAATGGAAAAAATAGGTCATTTTTTAGATGATGAAGTTACCGAAATTTACAAACAAGCAAAATTAGAAGGGTTTACAAAGCAAGAAGCTTCAAAAGTAATCGTTGACCGATTAAATATTCCTAGAATTTTAGAGCGTGCTTCTCGTAACTGGGATGGAGGTTATGCAATGGCTGGTTTATTAGGTCATGGAGATGCATTTGTAATGCGAGATCCAGCAGGTATTCGCCCGGCTTATTTTTATGAAGATGATGAAATTGTTGTTGTAGCTTCTGAAAGACCAGTTATTCAAACGGTTTTTAATGTTCCTTTCGAAAAAGTTCAAGAATTAACACCTGGAAACGCTATTGTAATTAAAAAAGACGGTTCTGTTTCACTTAATGAAGTTAGAACACCTTTGGTTAAAAAAGCATGTTCGTTTGAACGTATTTATTTTTCTCGTGGAAGTGATGCAGAAATTCACCAAGAACGTAAGAAATTAGGAAGATTAATTTTCCCAGCCATTTTAAAATCAATCGATAACGATACTGATAACACGGTTTTTTCATACATACCAAACACTGCCGAAACTTCTTTTTATGGAATGACAGAAGCGGCTCAAGACTTTTTGAATCAGAGAAAAACGGCTGAAATTTTAAAAAATAGAGATACGCTTTCAGAAGAAAAACTAGCTGAAATTTTATCAGTTAAAATTCGAACAGAGAAAGTAGCAATTAAAGATGCAAAATTAAGAACTTTTATCACTGAAGACAGTAGTAGAGATGATTTAGTTGCCCATGTGTATGATGTTACTTATGGAGTTGTGAAAACGACTGACAATTTGGTTATCATTGACGATAGTATTGTAAGAGGAACAACGCTGAAGCAAAGTATCATTAAAATGATGGATAGGCTTAAACCAAAGAAAATTGTTGTTGTGTCATCTGCACCACAAATTCGTTATCCTGACTGTTACGGTATTGATATGGCTAAACTTGAAGGATTAGTTGCTTTTAGAGCCGCTATGGAGCTACTAAAAGACAGAGGTTTACTTCATATTGTTGAAGAAGTTTATAAAAAATCAAAAGCGCAAGAAAATTTAAAAGATGCTGAGGTTGTAAATTTTGTAAAAGAAATTTATGCTCCCTTTACAGATGAAGAAATATCAGACAAAATATCTGAAATGTTAACTCCAGAAAACACTCATGCTGAAGTTAAAATTATTTATCAAACGGTTGATGATTTACATATTGCTTGTCCAAAAAATCTTGGAGATTGGTACTTTACTGGAGATTACCCTACAAATGGAGGAAACAGAGTTGTAAACAAAGCTTTCTTAAATTTTTATGAAGGAAATGACGCTCGCGCATATTAA